The Cyprinus carpio isolate SPL01 chromosome B22, ASM1834038v1, whole genome shotgun sequence genome contains the following window.
AGAAGCTGCAAACATAACAGATAATGAGATTCTCGTTACTATAAAGTTCTGATATTATCACCAAAGAGTTGTGAAACAACTAAAGCTGATGATGATCAACTCTTCCTTGAACAGTCTCTAACTTAAATGCTGTTAGATCAGTGCAACTGATCTGAATGCAGAGCATGCTGCAGCTCCTGCCGTTATCTTCCAGGTGTCCCTtgagaaaaagaagtgtgcttaattgcactaaaagtgtactttttgtgtacttcaattattaaaagtatactttaaaaaaattaaactcaaataaaataaaatataacttaaacaAAATGCCACCCTAGTGTAtttaaagagagtacactttaatgacaataggtcttaacatacttaagtgtactttaaaaaaaatgcaatttataataatgtctaattaagcattatttaaacatacattttacataattacgattttattgtgttttaaataagtacacttattttgatatatttatcagtatactaaagcacatgtaaagtaattgattttaatttcaacttaagtgtgttctccaaaattacatttgttaatgtattttaaatgtatttagtctataatatataatatgtgcaTTAATGCACTTGAAATGTATATTTCTTCCATACTTTAATACACTTTCTTACAGTATACGCCAATAAAATTTATTGTTGAAATTTTCATCACCAGCAttgtaaatgcattcaaatacattttattctaatTAGACTAGGctacactgcactgtaaaaaattactgacttttaatatgtcaacaaaagtCTAACTACACAATGAATTAGgacaacttgaacttgaacagaaatgaaaagcctgaaataacaaacaaacaatcactaaAGTATCACTCTCGTCCTACAAAAGATACCAAAAATATTACGTCATGATGGCGCGCTACTTCAGTAGAGTTTGAAAAATGCGTAAACAGGTATGCTATTGTATTAAGTGACACCtcacaaaagatttatttatttatttattttgttactgtcCTCTGGCCcggttttcatattaatgttgttcatctttttctatttttcctttacattttaatgtttctcgttgtattgttttgatgtatggcacaataaaaataaaaaattaagttcgaaaaatgcttttctttttgtattttaagagCGAGATGTTGTGTTTGTACTTATTTTTGTACTTATCTGGAGTTATTAATTTTGCAGGATCTGTACAGGATTGTTACTGGAGACACAGAACAGTACTGAAAAGGTGATGTTAcaagtttttaatgaattgttgccTAGTCAGCTCACCCTGATCACACATTATAAGCTAAAAGTGCTATATTAAGTCAGTATCACTATGGGTTTTAAATGCTTTGAATCTTTTCCATTTGCAAGTAATATATTCTCACCTGTGCATTTACAGATCCCCCTCTAATCATCATATATTTTACGGGTAACAAAACATCCTTAATGAAGATGTGTGAGAAGCTTGCAATGCaagatgagggaaaaaaataaaggtacCTTCCTTCATTTTCATAGATTTTGGGATATTTATCTACATTTGGTTAAttgataaaattatgttttattccctgtaaagtaggaataaaaaaatgtttgtaaaaatgttatctatttttaaatcCCAGTATCAGTGAAGATGGTGTGACCAGGAAATATGGAAATCTGAAGGAACATCTCCCAGTATTCTACTACGATGTTGCCCTGATGATTGAGGTAATTCATCTCTTACGTGATGCAGatgtggtcaaaagtttacatacaccttgcagaataaACTGCTTCATCAGAGAAGAAATTGCAATTGTTTAATGATTCTACCCCTCTACCATCTTACtgcttaaattattaacattttgcagagaCTGCTAGGTGTATATAAACTTTGGACTGCAACTGAGTCTATTGCTTTTACTCATCTGAACCATTTATAATGACTGGATATGTTTTGTAACAAttgttcttctttctttcctcaagaattttttttctgactttcctGCCTCTTTGGAACATGCTGGAGTAAGATTTTAGAAGAAACCTTTCAGTCCTGTTTAATGTTGGTGCTAGTAAAGGTTTGAGAActaatggcctggtttcacagacaggtcTTTGACTAAGCCaagattaggccatagttcaattaggacatttaagtcattttcattaaaatgccgtagaaaaaaaacattactggtgtgcatcttgagacaaaacaaaggcactgatatttttaaaggtcagCCAGTGCacgtttctttcagttgaaacaacTCAGAATTACATTcaattcaaatgagctttattggcatgacttgcacagtattgccaaagcataatTATAGAATTACATTTAAGTCTGAGGCTGGTCTTAAGCCTTGTCGGTGTAACCAGGGGTACCATTAACACAGTTtggtaatgttttacaataaggtctcatttgttgtaCATGGAATGATAATTTtcctgatttttattattattttttttggtattaagTTTGTGTGTTAGTAATCCTATACGTTATAGAGACCAAATGactccacaaggatagtaataccagtaaattgtaTTGACCTTGAGGACATTTTTAGGTCCCCAATGAGGAAACAGGCTTATATATCATACAGAATGATGTTTTCTATAATGGCAAGATTAGGTACTTTTGTATGCAAGTATGTAAGTGATTTTGCATTGTTCTCCAGACTCTTTCTAATAAGTGAGTTAAAGTGTTGCAATTGTGTATAGTGTTGGGTTTTTCTTGTGCATCAGCaaaaagcatttttgtgtatttgttttagatattttgtcaataaatgtagagggttttccattttgtgtttgtgttgattgTAACTAGGAAATTAATACattgaaatgacatttaaatatattttatttcacattaattGCTTGTAAGTACACTAATAGTACActataaccatattttaaagacactagAAGCAATTATAAAAGTACATATAAAGACGTACTAAAACGTCCCacttaagtggtttaaaaaaaatcatttaaacgaattgcatttaatatcactttaaaatgtgatacatttgaaGTTATTTACAAATAGACTGCATTTAAGCGtcgaaaataacatatttaatttgcacttatgtgtgttcttttaaagtatattatttctgcaataagtacactttataaaagtatacttaagtgcacttctttttccaCAAGGGGTGGGTTCCTTGAATCTTTCTATAAAAGCAGACCCCAACATCTCTGTGGTGCACACTGAGTGTAACTGAGCTGTCTACAATGAGCATCCATTGGCACATCGCTTGTATGCTACTGTTGCGTTCCTGCACCCCAGGTATTCACATCTAGTCtactttaataatactttaataacagTCTCACTGTAAAAAACGCTGATGCAGTTAGTTtacttaaatttgactttttctGTTGGGATAACTAAAATATCCAAATTAACTAAAGTTTCCAAAAAATCTAATTAAGTTAAAAGTAATCGtggttacgtttttttttttttttttttttacagaatatgtCTCAGAATATGCTATTGAATAGTACTAAATTCTTTCTTTAGGTTTCTTCATACATGGCATTGTTGGTGGTAAAGTCTCCGTTCCACAATGTCGACCATACATGGTCTATATTCGTGACAAGTTTACAAAACAATCATGTGGTGGTTTTTTGGTAAGAGAGGATTTTGTGATGACAGCTGCCTCCTGCATACGAAGGTAGGTGAAATTatcatattttagaattttttatcttaacagtaataaacagaaaaatagcagaataaataaataataaataaatagttatggAGACAATTCAAATTCTGTTgcaagcagctctaaaaagacaatagtgtcattattcagttcagATCAGTTACAGtgtaaagtttatatattttgaaacaagtTTAATTCAGCTGTAATATCACTTCAATGTTGTTTCAACTTACAGTTTAATAACAGGGTTTTTGTTGCAAGATGTGATTCAGGTATAAAGCAGCTCTACTTTAGACAATAGTGTTATTATCCAGttttaattcagttcaagttttgttctcatcctcTGATATCAGGGCAGACATActgataatattactgaaaattaagtgtCTTTTAGATTAGTGACATTTAACATCCAAATCATGTCTttcttgtaaatatatattactcATTTTGTAACTCTGGCCTCTAcgataacaatttatttatttatttattttagtaatcttATGGTTTATTTGGGGGCCGGTGACACCAAATATTTACCTGCCGGTGTAGATGTAGATCCCATTCCATATCCAGGATTCAATATGAAAAGAACAGGTCATGACATCATGCTTCTAAAGGTAATAACATTGAACAATTTCATTGGTATCATGCCTAAAAAACATTATTCCATGATAGGAAATTGTTAAGATTTACCAAATATACTTTTTTCTCAGCTTAAAATCTCTAACagccaaaaaccaaaaaaaacataatgaaatgtAGTGGTTATAAACCTAATCAAAAACAATGCATCTTCTCTTTCAGCTAAAAACCATTGCAACTTTGAACAGAACTGTGAATACTATCGCTTTGCCAAAACTTGAGATTGAAAAAATATCCAAGGACTGCATGGTCATGGGTTGGGGCTGGCAAAATTATGATAACGAGTCTCCTTCAGATGTGCTCAAAGAAGCAAAGGTGACTCTGATAGACTCTGAAAactgtggcacggctgatactcTGTGCACTCAGGAATCAGCTGGACCAGCACAGGTATTTCAAGTGGAAACACTCACAAATTATCTCTGATGTATCAGTGTCGTTGCATTGTGATATACTAATAATCAAATGATATAATCCACAGGGAGACGGTGGGGGTCCACTTGTTTGTGGAGGTGTTGCACAGGGAATTGTGTCATTTTACAATACCAAAACAAAGCCATACCTCACAGTGTACACTCATATTTCCCACTACTTTTCATGGATTCATGACCACATGAAACCTACTCAGTAGCGATATGAAACATGGAAGGGCAAGCTGGATAAACTCATTTAGTTGTCTGGTTCAATGCAAGTTCTATCATTTATGTTTGGGTTCAGTTTTACACCAATCATGTGTGATATTAAAtgtgcacatttaaaataaaggctCATTTGTAACCCTTTCACACAAGTCTAATaagaatgtcattttttttttttgtggctaaaATCTACTTGAGTTTTTGTGCAGTAGCTGGCCACAAAGTGCACTGTATCACTGCTAGAACTAACCTGGAAAAAAACTAGGCTAACAAACCTGCCATACAAAGTACTGGACAAAATACCGTAAAGAAAATGTATGGAAttcacaagattttaaaatgaacacctTTCTACAGAATCACCACTTTCAGCAAAATATAACACAGCCAAACCTGAATCTAGACATCAGATTTATTGCTCTGGAAAAAGGTCTTAGAAAGATGTGAATGCTAAATAAACACACTGAGAATAAAAATCATGCATCTGAAACAAAATAGACAATTAATGCTACTCAAGCAGCTACAGAAAAGTTCTCAGTTTGCCAAACATTCCATCATGCATAACAGAACATCTGGCCATTACCTACATCAAACTAATAGTAAGTGATTTGATTCTAAAAGTAAATGCGTGCCTCTCATCtttgcaatgaaaataaagtaatttcATCAAAGGTTAGCTCGCTCCTCTACAATTTAAATGCAACACGTCCAGTcagtctgaaaaataaaattgtattttatactttacaaaagATGGAGGGAAAAAATATCAAGCaaacatcttcttttttttattttttatttatttattttgtttaaataagatGCTACATAAACACTTGTAGACTAAGCAAGGGTAAATCAACCATCTTTAAAAGAGGGGCTGTTACAACTCAATTTCACTCTGACACCTGTAATCTCCACCTCTGCAAAAAATGCAACAATTCTGAAAAGTAACATAAAGAGGTTAAATGTCAGAGAGTCTCTACCACCACAAGAGATGAAGACACTTAAGCAAGTTGTGAAACACTTTGAGCAACAAGGAAACACAGAGCACATTCAGTGCATAAAAACTTGCACACACACTCGAGAGGTTCAGTGTACTCCACAGTCTCCAGATCTAGAATGAGTACCTTTGGGATGAGGAGAAAGAGCAGATTGACATTATGAATGTGCAGCTGataaatctgcagcaactgtttCATGCTACCATCTCCACAGAGACCAgactttctaaaaataaatatttccaaacCATTACTAAATCCACGCCACAAAGAAATCAGGTTGTTCTCGGTTTGTAGTTGTACCTGATTAAGTGGCGGTTATGCATAAAAAATTGCCATAAATTATAGTAGTAAAGGTACCAGAAGCTGCAAACATTACAGATAATGAGATTCTCGTTACAATCAAGTTCTGATATTATCACCAAAAAGTTATGAAACAACTAAAGCTGATGATGATCAACTCTTCCTTGAACAGTCTCTAACTTAAATGCTGTTAGATCAGTGCAACTGATCTGAATGCAGAGCATGCTGCAGCTTCTGCCGTTATCTTCCGGGTGTGGGTTCCTTGAATCTTTCTATAAAAGCAGAGCCCAACATCTCTGTGGTGCACACTGAGTGTAACTGAGCTGTCTACAATGAGCATCCGCTGGCATATCACTTGTCTGCTACTGCTGCGTTCCTGCACCCCAGGTATTCACGTCTAGTCTACTTTAATAATTACAACAGTCTCACTGTAAAAAACGTTGCTGCAATTAGTTTacttaaatgttactttttttgttgaGATAACTAAAATATCCACATTAACTAAAGTTTCCAAAAAATCTAACTGAGTTAAAAGTAATCGTGtcagcattttatttgattttaatttttacagaatATGTTTCTGAATATGCTATTAAATAGTACTAAACTCTTTTTTAGGTTTCTCCACGCATGATGGCATTGTTGGTGGTAAAGTCTCCGCTCCACACAGTCGACCGTACATGGTCTACATCCGTGACAAGTTTACAAAACAATCATGTGGTGGTTTTTTGGTAAGAGAGGATTTTGTGATGACAGCCGCCCACTGCATACAAAGGTAGGTgaaatgatcatattttagaattttttatctGAAAATCAGAAAGAAATTAGAGTATACAAACTGACTAAGTGCAGGCACTCATTGTCTACaaccatatgaaaaaaaaacaccttctttCAAGTCAAGTGACCTTAATTTCTTTAGCGTCTTATATAATACAgatcatttcattttaacagtaataaacaggaaaatagaagaataaattataaaaaaaaactcagttaTGGAGACAATTCAAATTCTGTTgcaagcagctctaaaaagacaatagtgtcattattcagttcagATCAGTTACAGtgtaaagtttatatattttgaaacaagtTTAATTCAGCTGTAATATCACTTCAATGTTGTTTCAACTTACAGTTTAATAACAGGGTTTTTGTTGCAAGATGTGATTCAGGTATAAAGCAGCTCTACTTTAGACAATAGTGTTATTATCCAgtttaattcagttcaagttttgttctcatcctcTGATATCAGGGCAGACATActgataatattactgaaaattaagtgtCTTTTAGATTAGTGACATTTAACATCCAAATCATGTCTttcttgtaaatatatattactcATTTTTGTAACTCTGGCCTCTAcgataacaatttatttatttatttattttagtaatcttATGGTTTATTTGGGGGCCGGTGACACCAAACATTTACCTGCCGGTGTAGATGTAGATCCCATTCCATATCCAGGATTCAATATGAAAAGGAAAGGTCATGACATCATGCTTCTAAAGGTAATAACATTATTCCATGAGAGGAAATTGTTAAGATTTACCAAATATACTTAACATTTTGAATAGCCtatctttaaaaacacagaatGAAATGTATGTGGTTATCAACTGAATCAAGAACAATGCATCTTCTCTTTCAGCTCAAAACCCCAGCAAATTTGAACAAAACTGTGAATACTATCGCTTTGCCAAAACTTGAGATTGAAAAAATATCCAAGGACTGTATGGTCATGGGTTGGGGCTGGCAAGATTACCATCATGAGTCTCCTTCAGATGTGCTCAAAGAAGCAAATGTGACTCTGATAGACTCTGAAAACTGTGGCACAGCTGATACTCTGTCCACTAAGGGATCAGCTGGACCAGCACAGGTACTTCAAGTGGCACCACTCACAAATTATCTCTGATGTATCAGTGTCATTGCATTGTGATATACTAATAATCAAATGATATAATCCACAGGGAGACTCTGGCGGTCCACTTGTTTGTGGAGGTGTTGCACAGGGAATTGTGTCATTTTACAATACCAAAACAAAGCCATACCTCACAGTGTACACTCATATTTCCCACTACTTTTCATGGATTCATGACCACATGAAACCTACTCAGCAGCAATATGAAACATGAAAGGGCAAGCTGGATAAATTCAATTAGTTGTCTGGTTCAATGCAAGTTCTATCATTTATGTTTGGGTTCAGTTTTACACCAATCATGTGTGACATTAAATGTGCACGTTTAAAATAAAGGCTCATTTGTAACCCTTTCACACAAGTCTAATAAGAATTTCACTTTTTTCTTGGCTAAAATCTGCTTGAGTTTTTGTGCAGTAGCTGGCCACAAAGTGCACTGTATCACTGCTAGAACTAACCTGGAAATAAACTAGGCTAACAAACCTGCAATACAAAGTACTGGACAAAATACCGTAAAGAAAATGTATGGAAttcacaagattttaaaatgaacacctTTCAACAGAATCACCACTTTCAGCAAAATATAGCACAGTCAAACCTGAATATAGACATCAGATT
Protein-coding sequences here:
- the LOC109098001 gene encoding mast cell protease 2-like, yielding MSDTCATHRSQVPRRSSGRMKGGVTKLKTIATLNRTVNTIALPKLEIEKISKDCMVMGWGWQNYDNESPSDVLKEAKVTLIDSENCGTADTLCTQESAGPAQGDGGGPLVCGGVAQGIVSFYNTKTKPYLTVYTHISHYFSWIHDHMKPTQ
- the LOC109059914 gene encoding granzyme-like protein 1; translated protein: MSIRWHITCLLLLRSCTPGFSTHDGIVGGKVSAPHSRPYMVYIRDKFTKQSCGGFLVREDFVMTAAHCIQSNLMVYLGAGDTKHLPAGVDVDPIPYPGFNMKRKGHDIMLLKLKTPANLNKTVNTIALPKLEIEKISKDCMVMGWGWQDYHHESPSDVLKEANVTLIDSENCGTADTLSTKGSAGPAQGDSGGPLVCGGVAQGIVSFYNTKTKPYLTVYTHISHYFSWIHDHMKPTQQQYET